The following proteins come from a genomic window of Mariniflexile sp. TRM1-10:
- a CDS encoding glycoside hydrolase family 3 protein, producing the protein MKKTTLVLIAFLGFCNLGFAQKKLPYQDPKLTIEERVKDLLSRMSLEEKVRQMDMYKGEFFKEEEDFSKTKASAKIGKLGIGAIHDIYPRSAKMINELQKEVIKNNRWGIPALIMCEMLHGYLDDGSTAFPMNIGLGATWDIDLMDKVGKVIGTEARAHGVHFGLGPNLDLGREPRWGRVAETFGEDAYLNSEMGLAMIKGMQGDDLTSDRSIIAEPKHFAVHGIPQAGGNSSPILVGERSAREDHLPSFEKAFTKGGALGAMCAYSELDGIPCAANHWLLTDVLRKEWGFKGIVVSDLGAIKYLQTTHFVTDSPKESIRTAIAAGVDMQFYDFTNEFWQQSIIELVNEKKLTMEQIDRAAGGVLRLKFLLGLFENPYTDKNLIQERFHSKENQDIALEAGHKSIVLLKNDNNILPLKKDIQTIAVIGPNADASRLGGYSVKNKVGTTILEGIKQVVGANTNVLYEEGVSLIVKGQIIPSKYLFTPDESQNGLKGEYFNNRHVEGTPVLTRIDSQLEFDWPWTPGDGVTDDDFSIRWTGYIKSEKSFDGWLGLSSDDGIRMWIDDQLVIDNWTKGATSMVTTPKNIEAGKKYKVRIEMWEGGWGARAHLRWNLEKVNFQPAIDIAKKADVAIVVLGESNELVEENRDVATLDLHGMQQELIEAIQKTGTPVVCVLLNGRPLSINWINENIPAIVEGWFPGEAGGKAVADVLFGNYNPGGRLPITFPKSVGQLPIYYNQKPSAIHRYVSESENPLYTFGYGLSYTTFEYSNLTLSANEIKTDGEIKVSVDVKNTGNYDGDEVVQLYINDVYSSVTTPSKTLKGFKRIFIKKGTTQKVEFTLIPEELAIWNREMKNIVEPGDFEVMVGGNSTDLLKTNFKVLN; encoded by the coding sequence ATGAAAAAAACAACCCTTGTTTTAATAGCATTCCTCGGTTTTTGTAACCTTGGTTTTGCACAAAAAAAACTGCCTTATCAAGATCCTAAATTAACGATTGAAGAAAGAGTAAAGGACTTATTAAGCAGAATGAGTTTGGAAGAAAAAGTACGCCAAATGGATATGTACAAAGGCGAATTTTTTAAGGAAGAAGAAGATTTTTCTAAAACAAAAGCTAGCGCTAAAATTGGAAAATTAGGAATAGGAGCAATTCATGATATCTATCCACGCTCGGCAAAAATGATTAATGAGCTTCAAAAAGAGGTGATTAAAAATAACCGTTGGGGCATTCCAGCGCTTATTATGTGCGAGATGCTTCACGGTTATTTAGACGATGGAAGCACGGCTTTCCCCATGAATATTGGTTTAGGTGCCACTTGGGATATTGATTTAATGGATAAAGTGGGCAAGGTTATCGGAACCGAAGCTAGGGCACATGGTGTTCATTTTGGTTTAGGACCTAATTTAGACCTTGGTCGCGAACCACGTTGGGGAAGAGTTGCGGAGACTTTTGGTGAAGATGCTTATTTGAACAGTGAGATGGGTTTGGCAATGATTAAAGGTATGCAAGGCGACGATTTGACATCAGACCGTTCTATAATTGCAGAACCTAAACACTTCGCTGTTCACGGAATTCCACAAGCTGGAGGAAATTCGTCTCCCATTTTAGTAGGCGAACGCTCGGCTCGTGAAGATCACCTTCCTTCTTTCGAAAAAGCATTTACTAAAGGCGGCGCATTAGGAGCCATGTGTGCGTATTCAGAATTAGACGGAATTCCGTGTGCTGCCAATCATTGGTTGTTGACAGACGTATTAAGAAAAGAATGGGGCTTCAAAGGCATTGTGGTGTCTGATTTAGGGGCTATTAAATACCTTCAAACCACACATTTTGTTACAGATTCTCCAAAAGAAAGCATCAGAACAGCAATTGCTGCTGGAGTTGATATGCAATTTTATGATTTTACCAACGAATTTTGGCAACAAAGCATCATCGAATTGGTGAATGAAAAGAAATTGACCATGGAACAAATAGACCGTGCTGCTGGGGGTGTTTTAAGGCTGAAATTTTTATTGGGCTTGTTCGAAAATCCATATACCGATAAAAATCTAATCCAAGAGCGTTTTCATTCTAAAGAAAATCAGGATATTGCTTTAGAGGCGGGACATAAATCAATCGTTTTATTAAAGAACGACAATAATATATTGCCTTTAAAAAAAGATATTCAAACCATTGCTGTTATCGGCCCCAATGCCGATGCGTCAAGATTGGGAGGCTATTCGGTAAAAAATAAAGTAGGGACAACCATTTTGGAAGGGATTAAACAAGTGGTGGGTGCCAATACAAATGTACTTTATGAAGAAGGGGTTTCTTTAATTGTAAAAGGACAAATTATTCCATCAAAATATTTATTTACGCCTGATGAATCCCAAAACGGACTCAAAGGCGAATATTTTAATAACCGACATGTTGAAGGAACACCAGTATTGACACGTATTGATAGTCAATTGGAATTTGACTGGCCATGGACCCCAGGTGACGGCGTTACAGATGATGATTTCTCCATTCGTTGGACAGGTTACATTAAATCAGAAAAATCATTTGACGGTTGGTTGGGTTTAAGTTCTGATGACGGAATTAGAATGTGGATTGACGATCAATTAGTGATTGACAATTGGACAAAAGGCGCTACCAGTATGGTTACCACTCCAAAAAATATCGAAGCAGGTAAAAAATACAAAGTCCGCATCGAAATGTGGGAAGGCGGCTGGGGAGCCAGAGCGCACTTGCGTTGGAATTTAGAAAAAGTAAACTTTCAGCCAGCGATTGATATTGCTAAAAAAGCAGACGTTGCCATTGTGGTTTTGGGAGAATCAAATGAATTAGTTGAAGAAAATAGAGATGTGGCGACTTTGGATTTACACGGCATGCAACAAGAACTGATTGAAGCTATTCAAAAAACGGGAACTCCAGTAGTTTGTGTGTTATTAAACGGTCGTCCGCTTTCTATAAATTGGATCAATGAAAATATCCCAGCCATTGTGGAAGGTTGGTTTCCGGGAGAAGCAGGGGGAAAGGCGGTTGCCGATGTTTTGTTTGGAAATTACAATCCAGGAGGAAGGCTTCCGATTACGTTTCCAAAATCGGTGGGACAGTTACCTATTTATTACAATCAGAAACCATCTGCTATACATCGATATGTTTCTGAAAGTGAAAATCCATTGTATACTTTTGGATATGGTTTGAGTTATACCACGTTCGAATATTCTAACCTAACATTGAGTGCTAATGAAATAAAAACCGATGGCGAAATAAAAGTAAGCGTTGATGTTAAAAATACAGGGAATTATGATGGCGATGAAGTGGTACAATTATATATTAACGATGTTTATAGTAGCGTCACTACACCATCAAAAACATTAAAAGGCTTTAAGCGTATTTTTATTAAAAAAGGAACAACCCAAAAAGTAGAATTTACTTTAATCCCAGAAGAATTGGCAATTTGGAACAGGGAAATGAAAAACATAGTAGAACCGGGCGATTTTGAAGTGATGGTGGGAGGAAATTCGACAGATTTACTAAAAACAAATTTCAAAGTTTTAAATTAA
- a CDS encoding GH92 family glycosyl hydrolase, with the protein MVLHKRITLQTTCLFYMLFFSGAILAQQPADYVNPFIGTSNFGATFPGPIAPRGMASISPFNVAGPQNLPLEKDSQWLSNPYVHENTFLTGFSQVNLSGVGCPDLGVILLMPTTGTVETNHLEYGSTYSNEIAKTAYYSVDIDKYKVKAEFTASKRVGVSKFTFPKGQSNILLNLGLGLTNEEGAMVKVVSSTEIEGLRSVGSFCYNSPEAAYPIYFVAKFSKPADSFGVWKKPSKYEGVEAQWMTYNGKTRMMDNTIKTVVGDSIGTYFTYKFDTEETVEVKIGVSYVSIENARENLEKETVNKSFEAVYKETYNEWNTELSKILVEGGSKDDKTIFYTALYHSLIHPNTLNDVNGEYPEIKRSKIGKTEGTRYTVFSLWDTYRNVHQLMSLVYPKQQSDMVKSMLEMYDENGWLPKWELNATETFTMVGDPASIVIADTYLKGIQDFDVQKAYKAMLKGADQMENNPLRNGLKAYIEKGYVTTSEKGPVSTTQEYNASDYAISLLAKALGKTADANLFKNRSLSYRKLFDKNLRLLRPRNPDGTWYEPFDPLSGANFEENVGFIEGNAWQYVFMVPHDMKGLIKLMGGNKGFSNQLQNVFDSKQFDMANEPDIAYPYLFNYLKGEEFKSQELVKKLVREYFQNKPKGLPGNDDTGTMSAWLVYAMMGIYPIVPGEPIYTITTPMFDKITIKLDPKYYKKESIVIERDINNDGKIKHIQLDGKTRNSFFISHDDFVNGTTLKVIQN; encoded by the coding sequence ATGGTTTTACATAAAAGGATCACATTACAAACAACCTGTTTATTTTACATGCTGTTTTTTAGCGGAGCTATTTTGGCACAGCAGCCGGCAGATTATGTAAATCCGTTTATTGGAACGTCTAATTTTGGAGCTACGTTTCCTGGACCCATAGCGCCAAGAGGCATGGCTAGTATTAGTCCGTTTAACGTAGCAGGGCCTCAAAATTTACCTTTGGAAAAAGACAGTCAGTGGTTGTCGAATCCATATGTACATGAAAATACATTTTTAACGGGCTTTAGTCAAGTCAATCTCAGCGGTGTGGGTTGTCCGGATTTAGGTGTTATTTTGTTGATGCCAACTACGGGAACCGTTGAAACCAATCATTTAGAGTACGGTTCAACGTATTCAAACGAAATAGCAAAAACAGCTTATTATAGTGTAGATATTGATAAATACAAAGTCAAAGCCGAATTTACAGCCTCGAAAAGAGTAGGAGTCAGCAAATTTACGTTTCCAAAAGGGCAATCGAATATTTTACTGAATCTTGGTTTGGGTTTGACCAATGAAGAAGGAGCTATGGTCAAAGTGGTGTCATCAACCGAAATTGAAGGTTTGCGAAGCGTGGGGTCGTTTTGTTATAACAGTCCCGAAGCCGCTTACCCTATTTATTTTGTGGCTAAATTTTCAAAACCAGCCGATTCGTTTGGTGTTTGGAAAAAGCCTTCAAAGTATGAAGGCGTAGAAGCCCAATGGATGACCTATAATGGAAAAACCAGAATGATGGATAATACCATTAAAACGGTGGTTGGTGACAGTATTGGAACGTATTTTACCTATAAATTCGACACGGAAGAAACTGTTGAAGTCAAGATTGGTGTTTCCTATGTAAGTATCGAAAATGCCCGTGAAAATTTGGAAAAGGAAACAGTAAACAAATCGTTTGAAGCCGTTTATAAAGAAACCTATAACGAATGGAACACCGAACTTTCTAAAATTTTAGTAGAAGGCGGTTCAAAAGACGATAAAACCATTTTTTACACAGCTTTGTATCACAGCTTAATTCATCCGAATACGTTGAATGATGTCAATGGCGAATACCCGGAGATAAAAAGAAGCAAAATTGGTAAAACTGAAGGCACGCGGTACACGGTTTTTTCGCTTTGGGATACTTATCGCAATGTGCATCAATTGATGTCTTTGGTGTATCCGAAACAACAATCCGATATGGTAAAAAGCATGTTGGAAATGTATGATGAAAACGGCTGGTTACCCAAATGGGAATTAAACGCTACCGAAACCTTTACCATGGTAGGCGATCCTGCCAGTATTGTTATTGCGGATACGTATTTAAAAGGCATTCAGGATTTTGATGTGCAGAAAGCTTATAAGGCTATGCTGAAAGGTGCAGACCAAATGGAGAATAACCCATTGCGAAACGGACTAAAAGCGTATATCGAAAAAGGTTATGTCACCACTAGCGAAAAAGGACCTGTTTCTACCACACAAGAATACAATGCTTCGGATTATGCGATTTCACTTTTAGCGAAAGCTTTAGGGAAAACCGCCGATGCAAATCTTTTTAAAAACCGCTCACTATCCTATCGAAAATTATTCGATAAAAACTTAAGATTATTGCGTCCTAGAAATCCTGACGGAACATGGTACGAACCATTTGATCCTTTGTCGGGAGCTAATTTTGAAGAAAATGTAGGTTTCATCGAAGGCAACGCTTGGCAATATGTTTTTATGGTGCCGCATGACATGAAGGGATTAATCAAGTTAATGGGCGGAAATAAAGGTTTCTCCAATCAATTGCAAAACGTATTCGATAGCAAACAATTTGATATGGCAAACGAGCCAGATATTGCTTATCCGTATTTATTTAACTATTTGAAAGGAGAAGAATTCAAAAGTCAGGAATTGGTTAAAAAATTAGTTCGCGAATATTTCCAAAATAAACCAAAAGGATTACCAGGAAATGACGATACAGGAACCATGTCTGCTTGGTTGGTGTATGCGATGATGGGGATATATCCTATTGTTCCAGGTGAACCCATTTACACCATTACAACACCCATGTTTGATAAAATCACCATCAAATTAGATCCTAAATATTATAAAAAAGAAAGTATTGTAATTGAACGGGACATCAATAATGATGGTAAAATCAAACACATTCAATTGGACGGAAAAACACGCAATAGTTTTTTTATTTCCCATGACGATTTTGTGAATGGAACAACATTGAAAGTGATCCAAAATTAA
- a CDS encoding glycoside hydrolase family 20 protein produces MIKFKYILFTTLMIVFASCAKQKTVTEKDIHIIPKPVELKLTEGRFDFTGTTSFVVVNDEQKHLAESFINTFEKASGWKLNTTTKKPNTNFVSFNIDNNLSKEEYKLVVNKDHIEITAKGHAGFLYALETIRQLLPEQIESNKVVSNTDWHIPALTIQDKPRFVYRGLMLDLSRHFFDKSYIEATIDRLAMLKMNVLHLHLVDDQGWRIEIKKYPKLTEVGAWRVDQEDVIWNARLSVDPDEKGTYGGFLTQEELKDIVKYAATKNIEIIPEIEMPAHVSCAIAAYPELACFNQRIGVPSGGVWPITDIYCAGKESTFEFLQNVLDEVMVIFPSQYIHIGGDEATKTNWEKCPHCQKRMQDEGLENVRELQSYFVKRMEKYINSKDKKLIGWDEILEGGLAPEATVMSWRGTEGGIEASQQGHDVIMTPQSHCYFDHYQGPQNEEPLAFGGYTPLSKVYQFDPVVDAMSPEQAKHILGGQANLWAEYIPTTQQSEYMIFPRLAAMAEVLWSPKEARNWDDFTTRLPSLLERYDYLGINYSKSAYLVAASSTADLEHKQVKVVLKNEFPNADIRYVLDDKNLGEQSTKYTDSIAIKETTILKASLFKEDKPVGKVFTDTIQFHKAVGNTLNFKTPYNENYKGDGPLSLVNILRGSKNFHDGQWQAWLVDDMEVVIDLEKIQSINQVTVGSLENQGSGIYFPTAIKVFISNDGISYKEVGAIERPFAINSNSELKDFIISFEKSNVRFVKVIASNLKKSPKGEDSWLFVDEILVE; encoded by the coding sequence ATGATAAAATTTAAATACATACTATTTACCACTTTGATGATTGTTTTTGCTTCCTGTGCCAAACAAAAAACAGTTACAGAAAAAGATATTCACATCATTCCTAAACCGGTCGAATTAAAACTGACGGAAGGTCGTTTTGATTTTACTGGAACAACCTCTTTTGTGGTTGTTAATGATGAACAAAAACATCTTGCGGAATCATTCATCAATACCTTTGAAAAGGCATCTGGCTGGAAACTCAATACAACTACAAAAAAGCCTAACACTAATTTTGTGTCATTCAACATAGACAACAACCTAAGTAAAGAGGAATACAAATTAGTTGTAAATAAAGACCATATTGAAATTACAGCTAAAGGACACGCAGGTTTTTTGTATGCTTTAGAAACCATACGCCAATTATTGCCTGAACAAATAGAGAGCAACAAGGTGGTTAGTAATACAGATTGGCATATTCCAGCCTTAACCATCCAAGATAAGCCTCGCTTTGTATATAGAGGTTTGATGCTCGATTTATCCCGTCATTTTTTTGATAAATCGTATATAGAAGCGACAATCGATCGTTTGGCGATGTTAAAAATGAATGTGCTGCATTTGCATTTGGTAGATGACCAAGGATGGCGAATTGAAATTAAAAAATATCCTAAGTTAACCGAAGTGGGTGCTTGGAGAGTCGATCAAGAAGATGTGATTTGGAATGCCAGACTCAGCGTTGATCCAGATGAAAAAGGAACCTATGGCGGTTTTTTAACTCAAGAGGAATTAAAAGACATTGTAAAATACGCAGCAACTAAAAACATTGAAATCATTCCAGAAATTGAAATGCCAGCACATGTGAGTTGCGCTATTGCGGCTTATCCAGAATTGGCTTGTTTTAATCAACGTATTGGCGTGCCATCGGGAGGGGTTTGGCCCATTACCGATATTTATTGCGCCGGAAAAGAATCGACATTCGAATTCTTACAGAATGTATTGGATGAGGTGATGGTTATTTTTCCATCCCAATACATCCATATTGGTGGTGATGAAGCTACTAAAACCAATTGGGAGAAATGTCCACATTGTCAAAAAAGAATGCAAGATGAAGGTTTGGAAAATGTGCGCGAATTGCAAAGTTATTTTGTAAAACGAATGGAAAAATACATCAATTCTAAAGACAAGAAATTAATTGGTTGGGACGAAATATTAGAAGGCGGATTAGCTCCTGAAGCCACAGTAATGAGTTGGAGGGGCACAGAAGGAGGCATTGAAGCTTCTCAACAAGGGCACGATGTCATAATGACACCGCAATCCCATTGTTATTTTGATCATTATCAAGGGCCACAAAATGAAGAACCCTTAGCTTTTGGTGGTTATACGCCATTGAGCAAAGTATATCAATTTGATCCTGTGGTTGATGCAATGAGTCCTGAGCAAGCCAAACATATTTTAGGAGGTCAAGCCAATTTATGGGCAGAATATATACCCACCACACAACAATCAGAGTACATGATTTTTCCACGACTAGCAGCAATGGCAGAGGTTTTATGGAGTCCGAAAGAAGCACGCAATTGGGATGACTTTACAACAAGATTGCCTTCCCTATTAGAGCGTTATGATTATTTAGGAATTAATTATTCAAAAAGTGCTTATTTGGTTGCTGCTTCATCTACAGCCGATTTAGAACATAAACAAGTAAAAGTGGTTTTGAAAAATGAATTCCCCAATGCAGATATTCGCTATGTTTTGGACGATAAAAATTTAGGAGAACAATCCACAAAATACACCGATTCTATTGCCATCAAGGAAACAACCATTCTAAAAGCTTCTTTGTTTAAAGAAGATAAGCCAGTGGGTAAAGTTTTTACTGATACCATTCAATTTCACAAGGCAGTAGGAAATACATTGAATTTTAAAACGCCTTATAATGAAAATTACAAAGGCGATGGGCCATTAAGTTTGGTTAATATTCTCAGAGGAAGCAAAAATTTTCATGACGGACAATGGCAAGCTTGGTTGGTTGATGATATGGAAGTGGTTATTGATTTAGAGAAGATTCAATCTATCAATCAAGTGACCGTTGGTTCCTTGGAAAATCAAGGTTCGGGCATTTATTTTCCAACGGCTATAAAAGTTTTCATTTCTAATGACGGAATCAGTTATAAAGAAGTTGGAGCAATAGAGCGTCCGTTTGCAATCAATTCAAATTCAGAATTGAAAGATTTTATAATCAGTTTTGAAAAAAGCAATGTGAGATTTGTAAAAGTCATAGCAAGCAACCTAAAGAAAAGTCCAAAAGGAGAAGATTCCTGGTTGTTTGTAGATGAAATTTTAGTTGAATAA
- a CDS encoding alpha-L-fucosidase, whose translation MQKRIFIIALLVSVQMFSQAIYEDERYVPETDPLVLKNLEEWQGKKFGLLMHWGTYSQWGIVESWSICPEDYEWCERTKGSNPDNYYQYVKEYEGLKKTFNPIKFNPEKWAKAAKNAGMKYMVFTTKHHDGFNMFDTQYSDYKVTDSECAFSTNPRANIAKEVFSAFRNENMSTGAYFSKPDWHNENYWDPYFPPSDRNVNYDPAAYPDKWKKYVDFTHNQILELLTDYGKIDILWLDGGWVAKRTQDDIKNGYSEKFAENESGNGFIKHRVVDQDIKMDELVVKARQKQPGLIVVDRAVHGKNQNYLTPENRVPEKTLPYPWESCITSGGGWSYTPDAKYMTGRQGIHMLIDVVAKGGNLLLNVAPGPDGEWQQGAYDLLAAYGDWMQVNSTAIYNTKPIAPYKENNICMTQNKGGNVFLFYLAKEGETKMPSEVIVKSISPKKGSKITMLGSKTSLKWTKLDKGFKVIIPKSLRNNLPCKEAWTLKIEAINR comes from the coding sequence ATGCAAAAAAGAATATTCATAATCGCCCTATTAGTTTCGGTTCAAATGTTTTCACAAGCCATTTATGAAGACGAAAGATATGTGCCGGAAACCGATCCATTAGTACTAAAGAATTTAGAGGAATGGCAAGGAAAAAAATTCGGTTTATTAATGCATTGGGGGACTTACTCTCAATGGGGAATTGTAGAGTCATGGTCCATTTGCCCTGAAGATTATGAATGGTGTGAACGGACTAAAGGGAGCAATCCAGACAATTATTATCAGTATGTAAAAGAGTATGAAGGATTGAAAAAAACATTCAATCCAATAAAATTCAATCCGGAAAAATGGGCGAAAGCCGCTAAAAATGCAGGGATGAAATACATGGTGTTTACTACCAAACATCATGATGGGTTTAACATGTTCGATACTCAATATTCCGATTATAAAGTAACTGATTCTGAATGTGCTTTCAGCACCAATCCAAGAGCCAATATTGCCAAAGAAGTTTTTAGTGCCTTTAGAAATGAAAATATGTCAACAGGAGCCTATTTTTCTAAACCAGACTGGCATAATGAAAATTATTGGGATCCATATTTCCCTCCTTCCGACAGAAATGTAAATTATGATCCAGCGGCATATCCGGATAAATGGAAAAAATATGTGGATTTTACACATAACCAAATTTTAGAATTATTGACAGATTACGGTAAAATTGATATTCTATGGTTAGATGGTGGTTGGGTTGCCAAAAGAACTCAGGATGATATCAAAAATGGCTATTCTGAAAAATTTGCTGAGAATGAGTCTGGAAATGGATTTATCAAGCACAGAGTAGTTGATCAAGACATTAAAATGGACGAATTGGTGGTAAAAGCACGTCAAAAACAACCAGGATTGATTGTGGTGGACAGAGCCGTTCACGGAAAAAATCAAAACTATTTGACACCAGAAAACCGTGTTCCAGAGAAAACATTGCCTTATCCTTGGGAATCTTGTATCACTTCAGGTGGTGGCTGGTCTTACACGCCTGATGCCAAATACATGACTGGCAGGCAAGGCATTCACATGCTGATTGATGTGGTTGCCAAAGGAGGAAATTTGTTGTTGAATGTAGCGCCGGGTCCTGATGGTGAGTGGCAGCAAGGCGCTTATGATTTATTAGCCGCTTATGGCGATTGGATGCAGGTAAATAGTACCGCTATTTATAACACCAAGCCTATTGCGCCTTACAAAGAAAATAATATTTGTATGACTCAAAATAAGGGGGGAAATGTGTTCTTGTTTTATTTGGCAAAAGAAGGAGAAACTAAAATGCCTTCAGAGGTAATTGTAAAATCAATTAGCCCTAAAAAAGGAAGCAAAATCACGATGTTAGGTTCAAAAACTTCATTAAAATGGACTAAATTAGACAAAGGATTTAAAGTCATCATTCCGAAAAGTTTGCGAAATAATTTGCCTTGTAAAGAAGCTTGGACTTTAAAAATAGAAGCGATTAACAGATAG